Proteins found in one Salvia splendens isolate huo1 chromosome 10, SspV2, whole genome shotgun sequence genomic segment:
- the LOC121750870 gene encoding E3 ubiquitin-protein ligase WAV3-like — protein MGSKWRKVKLAFGLNLCVYTPRNHVADNDDEDDSPPPSERRSDAALLSPPGDWTSAPPTPSSNRLSLSKSLSRSSSKKTCSICLATMRRGDGQAIFTAECSHSFHFHCIASNVKHGNQICPVCRAKWKEIPLQGPTLEPPMGRARINPVDWHQNNDFMTVVRRLPPPRSNSARNVAPLFQAPDPAIFNDDESLDHEIDSPEKSFSSKSISDGEDDRRKVTVMTYTEVPAIAKSSTSDSFTVLLHLEAPLSNSWHNATRSDAKQPKIAQTPRAPVDLVTVLDVSGSMAGTKLALLKRAMGFVIQNLGPSDRLAVIAFSSTARRLFPLRRMSEAGRQQALQSVNSLAANGGTNIAEGLRKGAKIMEDRREKNPVANIILLSDGQDTYTVNSNAGSQNQPNYQLLLPLSIRPDEASGFKIPVHAFGFGADHDALSMHSISEISGGTFSFIETESVIQDAFAQCIGGLLSVMVKDLSIKIECVHPSIRLGSLKAGSYPNRISSNQRIGSIDVGDLYADEERDFLLSVNIPAETSSKETSLLKVKCVYNDPLTKESVTLEGKEVRIERTDLARQEDMSIEVDRQHNRIRAAEAMAQARTAAENGDLAGAVSILENMRKALSATVSAKCRDRLCASLDAELKEMQERMASRHVYEASGRAYILSGLSSHSWQRATARGDSMDGSSLVQAYQTPSMVEMLTRSQATLLGSPSAQRLLRPVWSFASQPKPR, from the exons ATGGGGAGTAAATGGAGGAAAGTTAAGCTTGCTTTTGGCCTCAATCTGTGTGTCTACACTCCTAGAAATCATGTGGCCGACAATGATGACGAGGACGACTCGCCGCCGCCGTCCGAGCGTCGCTCCGACGCCGCCCTCCTTTCGCCGCCGGGTGACTGGACATCTGCTCCGCCCACTCCCTCTTCCAATAGACTCAGCCTCTCCAAGAGTTTGAGTAGATCTTCTTCCAAG AAGACTTGCTCCATATGTTTGGCAACGATGAGGCGCGGCGATGGGCAGGCGATCTTCACCGCCGAGTGCTCCCACTCCTTCCATTTCCATTGCATTGCTTCAAATGTGAAACATGGGAACCAAATCTGCCCGGTTTGCAGAGCAAAATGGAAAGAGATTCCTCTGCAAGGCCCAACTCTGGAGCCTCCAATGGGGAGAGCAAGGATAAATCCAGTAGATTGGCACCAGAACAATGACTTCATGACCGTTGTCCGTCGTCTACCTCCTCCTCGGTCAAATTCCGCGCGTAACGTTGCCCCATTGTTTCAGGCTCCCGATCCAGCAATCTTCAATGACGACGAGTCACTGGATCATGAGATAGACTCTCCCGAGAAGAGCTTCTCCAGTAAGAGCATATCTGATGGTGAGGATGATCGGAGGAAAGTTACGGTCATGACATACACCGAGGTTCCGGCCATTGCAAAGTCAAGCACGTCGGACAGTTTCACCGTCTTACTCCACCTGGAAGCCCCACTCTCCAATTCGTGGCACAATGCCACCAGGAGCGACGCGAAGCAGCCCAAAATCGCACAGACGCCTCGTGCTCCAGTGGATCTTGTCACGGTTCTTGATGTCAGTGGGAGCATGGCAGGCACAAAGCTCGCGCTGCTTAAACGAGCTATGGGGTTCGTGATACAGAATCTTGGTCCCAGTGACAGGCTGGCTGTCATAGCCTTCTCTTCAACAGCGCGTCGCCTTTTCCCCCTCAGGAGAATGTCCGAAGCTGGTCGCCAGCAGGCTCTACAGTCTGTTAACTCTCTGGCTGCTAATGGAGGAACCAACATTGCTGAGGGATTGAGAAAGGGTGCCAAAATAATGGAAGACCGGCGCGAGAAGAACCCTGTTGCTAACATAATCTTGTTGTCAGATGGACAGGATACATATACAGTCAACAGCAATGCCGGCAGCCAGAATCAACCAAACTACCAGTTGCTTCTTCCATTGTCCATTCGTCCGGATGAAGCCTCAGGTTTCAAGATTCCGGTTCATGCGTTTGGCTTCGGAGCTGACCATGATGCATTGTCCATGCACTCAATCTCAGAGATCTCCGGAGGTACCTTTTCTTTCATCGAGACTGAGAGTGTGATTCAGGATGCATTTGCTCAGTGCATTGGTGGCCTTCTGAGTGTCATGGTGAAGGATCTGAGCATTAAAATCGAGTGTGTTCATCCGAGCATTCGTCTTGGCTCATTGAAAGCTGGAAGCTATCCCAACCGTATATCATCCAATCAACGGATAGGATCTATCGACGTTGGAGATCTGTACGCGGATGAAGAGAGGGACTTCCTGCTCTCCGTAAATATTCCTGCTGAGACTTCGAGCAAAGAGACATCACTGTTGAAGGTGAAATGTGTCTACAACGACCCCTTGACGAAGGAATCAGTAACCCTAGAAGGCAAAGAGGTCAGAATTGAGAGAACTGACCTGGCCAGACAAGAAGACATGTCAATTGAAGTCGACAGACAACACAACAGGATCCGAGCAGCAGAGGCCATGGCACAAGCTCGAACTGCTGCTGAGAATGGAGACCTAGCCGGTGCTGTTTCCATACTGGAGAACATGCGCAAGGCTCTATCAGCAACCGTATCAGCTAAGTGTCGTGACAGGCTCTGCGCATCACTTGACGCTGAGCTCAAGGAAATGCAAGAGAGGATGGCGAGCAGGCACGTCTATGAAGCATCAGGGCGTGCCTATATTCTATCTGGACTAAGCTCACACTCATGGCAGAGAGCAACAGCTAGGGGCGATTCAATGGATGGTTCAAGCCTCGTTCAAGCCTACCAGACCCCGTCTATGGTCGAGATGTTGACCCGTTCACAGGCCACGTTGCTGGGAAGCCCCTCAGCACAGAGGCTCCTTCGGCCAGTGTGGTCGTTTGCTTCACAACCAAAGCCAAGATAG
- the LOC121750990 gene encoding uncharacterized protein LOC121750990 — MTVAQTAAAAAAAKEDNRSVPSRAARVQPSASKFKRWGRQSPFLRYGLPMISLTVIGALGLGHLLQGSKDIAKVRDDQEWEIIETRKALSRTGPLNAYNPKKTSLEEELKAVQQMVDIDNYEYKKIPKPKEDK, encoded by the exons ATGACGGTTGCTCaaacggcggcggcggcggcggcggcgaaggAAGATAACCGATCAGTGCCGTCGAGGGCGGCTAGGGTTCAGCCATCAGCCTCAAAGTTCAAGCGCTGGGGCAGGCAATCACCGTTTCTGAGATATGGTCTTCCGATGATCTCACTCACTGTTATCGGAGCCCTAGGACTCGGTCATCTACTTCAAGGGAG CAAGGACATTGCTAAAGTGAGGGATGACCAAGAATGGGAAATTATTGAGACAAGAAAAGCACTATCACGAACAGGACCTCTTAATGCTTACAACCCTAAAAAGACATCGCTGGAGGAAGAGCTGAAG GCTGTGCAACAAATGGTTGACATAGATAATTATGAATACAAGAAAATTCCCAAGCCTAAAGAAGACAAATGA